The following proteins are encoded in a genomic region of Actinomadura sp. NAK00032:
- a CDS encoding DinB family protein, with protein sequence MSEQTPTTATGERADLLATLAGARHFLRFTVRGLTDEQAGLRTTKSELCLGGLIKHVTSVERNWASFIVEGPSAMGDFTEMTEEDFQQRADEFKMLPGDTLQGVLDAYEEAARRTDELVVSLPDLDALQPLPKAPWNTETHWSARRVLTHIAVETAQHAGHADIIRESLDGAKSMG encoded by the coding sequence ATGAGCGAGCAGACCCCGACCACGGCCACCGGCGAGCGCGCCGACCTGCTGGCGACGCTGGCCGGCGCCCGCCACTTCCTGCGCTTCACCGTCCGCGGCCTCACCGACGAGCAGGCGGGCCTGCGGACGACCAAGAGCGAGCTGTGCCTCGGCGGCCTCATCAAGCACGTCACCTCGGTCGAGCGGAACTGGGCGTCCTTCATCGTGGAAGGCCCGTCCGCCATGGGCGACTTCACCGAGATGACCGAGGAGGACTTCCAGCAGCGGGCGGACGAGTTCAAGATGCTGCCCGGCGACACGCTGCAGGGCGTCCTCGACGCCTACGAGGAGGCGGCCCGCCGCACGGACGAGCTCGTGGTGAGCCTGCCCGACCTGGACGCCCTCCAGCCGCTCCCGAAGGCCCCGTGGAACACCGAGACGCATTGGTCGGCCCGCCGCGTCCTCACGCACATCGCGGTCGAGACGGCCCAGCACGCCGGGCACGCCGACATCATCCGCGAGTCCCTCGAC